From a region of the Georgenia yuyongxinii genome:
- a CDS encoding nucleoside deaminase, which produces MDVSHIATGFSAAIPGWVLEEVARLPASLGSAEDRVGLVNLLAARNFREGGGGPFAAAVVESETGRVVSVGVNQVIASNLSVTHAEVMALCLAQTALGSWDLGGPGMPAHQLVVNWRPCTQCYGAVLWSGVSSLLIAGDGPEVERLTSFDEGPMREDWAEQFRSRGIEVVRDVRREEALEVFRQYGEAVASGEAAVYNARGTGTNV; this is translated from the coding sequence ATGGACGTCTCACACATCGCCACCGGCTTCTCGGCCGCGATCCCCGGGTGGGTGCTCGAGGAGGTCGCACGCCTGCCGGCCTCGCTCGGCTCGGCGGAGGACCGGGTCGGCCTGGTGAACCTGCTGGCGGCCCGCAACTTCCGCGAGGGCGGTGGGGGGCCGTTCGCGGCCGCCGTCGTCGAGTCCGAGACGGGGCGGGTGGTCTCGGTCGGCGTCAATCAGGTCATCGCGTCTAACCTGTCGGTCACGCACGCGGAGGTCATGGCCCTGTGCCTGGCGCAGACGGCGCTGGGCAGCTGGGACCTGGGTGGCCCGGGCATGCCGGCCCACCAGCTCGTGGTCAACTGGCGGCCGTGCACCCAGTGCTACGGCGCCGTGCTGTGGTCGGGGGTGTCGAGCCTGCTCATCGCGGGCGATGGGCCGGAGGTGGAGCGCCTCACCTCGTTCGACGAGGGCCCGATGCGCGAGGACTGGGCCGAGCAGTTCCGCAGCCGGGGCATCGAGGTGGTTCGCGACGTGCGGCGCGAGGAGGCCCTGGAGGTCTTCCGTCAGTACGGCGAGGCGGTCGCGAGCGGGGAGGCGGCCGTCTACAACGCCCGCGGCACCGGCACGAACGTGTGA
- a CDS encoding helix-turn-helix domain-containing protein gives MPPNSLAHLAARHEGTVADLDAAAAVDAAADDGGRRLRSAVQRGEPSRRLAETLDLVEETAAVSRSQKQIYATIEGLTGLRFGELQALSAVADGAAHYRAVARATGQADPAAEATCAVLERKGLLARHAHPEAARNTGEATLVHVTAAGTVALQQAEALRVRLIDSVLATLDAEDTDRLRTIVSRVNDAAAPRRLPAIAGLITRSA, from the coding sequence TTGCCCCCGAATTCTCTCGCTCATCTTGCCGCGAGGCACGAGGGCACCGTCGCAGACCTTGACGCCGCAGCCGCCGTCGACGCTGCAGCCGACGACGGTGGGCGCCGGCTCCGGTCGGCGGTGCAGCGCGGCGAGCCCAGCCGCCGCCTCGCCGAGACGCTCGATCTCGTCGAGGAGACGGCGGCGGTGAGCCGGTCGCAGAAGCAGATCTACGCCACGATTGAAGGGCTTACGGGACTCCGCTTCGGCGAGCTGCAGGCACTCTCCGCCGTCGCCGATGGTGCGGCCCACTACCGCGCCGTCGCCCGGGCCACTGGCCAGGCCGATCCCGCCGCGGAGGCCACGTGCGCCGTCCTCGAGCGCAAGGGCCTGCTCGCCCGCCACGCGCACCCGGAGGCTGCGCGCAACACCGGCGAGGCCACGCTCGTCCACGTCACGGCGGCGGGCACGGTGGCTCTGCAGCAGGCCGAGGCCCTGCGGGTGCGGCTGATCGACAGCGTGCTGGCCACTTTGGACGCTGAGGACACGGATCGGCTGCGGACCATCGTCAGCCGGGTCAACGATGCGGCGGCGCCCCGCCGCCTGCCTGCGATCGCCGGGCTGATCACGCGATCAGCCTGA
- a CDS encoding SRPBCC domain-containing protein, which produces MTDYVSRSTTDVAALPHTVWSALVNPELASTYMFGSTVASDFQPGSPITFRGEYEGRSFEDHGEILEADEPRLLRYTHYSPLSGQPDVPESYHTLTFTLEESARGTRVTLTQDNNPSQGAADHSTANWERVLEALRVTAERLGG; this is translated from the coding sequence ATGACCGATTACGTCTCTCGATCCACCACCGACGTCGCCGCGCTGCCGCACACCGTCTGGTCCGCCCTGGTGAACCCGGAGCTGGCCAGCACCTACATGTTCGGCAGCACCGTTGCCAGCGACTTCCAGCCCGGCAGCCCGATCACCTTCCGCGGGGAGTACGAGGGCCGCAGCTTTGAGGACCACGGCGAGATCCTCGAGGCCGACGAGCCGCGCCTGCTGCGGTACACGCACTACAGCCCCCTGAGCGGGCAGCCGGACGTGCCGGAGAGCTACCACACGTTGACCTTCACGCTCGAGGAGTCCGCGCGCGGGACCCGGGTCACACTCACCCAGGACAACAACCCGAGCCAGGGGGCCGCCGACCACTCCACCGCGAACTGGGAGCGGGTGCTGGAGGCGCTGCGGGTCACCGCGGAACGGCTCGGTGGCTGA
- a CDS encoding OsmC family protein: protein MTTTSIDTQPQLASFDVSGVWQGGLNTRVEARQFTLVVDEPPAIGGADEGANPIEYVLASLSGCLTVVVRTVAAELSLEVGAVETKASGTLDLRGFLGTADVSPHFQHLDLGITLSTTATPEQLAELQTLVAARCPLLNLIKDAGVDVRETWDVRDA, encoded by the coding sequence ATGACCACCACCAGCATCGACACCCAGCCCCAGCTCGCCAGCTTCGACGTCTCCGGCGTCTGGCAGGGCGGGCTCAACACCCGGGTCGAGGCCCGGCAGTTCACCCTCGTGGTCGACGAGCCGCCGGCCATCGGCGGGGCGGACGAGGGCGCCAACCCGATCGAGTACGTCCTGGCCTCCCTCAGCGGTTGCCTGACGGTGGTTGTCCGGACGGTCGCCGCCGAGCTGTCGCTCGAGGTCGGCGCCGTGGAGACCAAGGCCTCCGGCACGCTCGACCTGCGCGGGTTCCTCGGCACCGCGGACGTCTCCCCGCACTTCCAGCACCTCGATCTGGGGATCACCCTCAGCACCACCGCGACGCCGGAGCAGCTCGCCGAGCTGCAGACCCTGGTGGCGGCGCGCTGCCCGCTGCTCAACCTGATCAAGGACGCGGGCGTCGACGTCCGCGAGACCTGGGACGTCCGCGACGCATGA
- the uraH gene encoding hydroxyisourate hydrolase produces MSSHVTTHVLDAALGRPAEGVPVRLEHVTEDGWEPVAAATTDEDGRASDLGPAHLPEGVYRVVFDTDHYFDATAQVGFYPEVTVTFLLGDAAAHYHVPLLLSPFAYTTYRGS; encoded by the coding sequence ATGAGCAGCCATGTGACCACCCATGTGCTCGACGCCGCCCTGGGCCGGCCGGCGGAGGGTGTTCCTGTTCGGCTGGAGCACGTTACCGAGGACGGCTGGGAGCCGGTCGCGGCCGCCACGACCGACGAGGACGGTCGCGCGAGCGACCTCGGCCCCGCGCACCTGCCCGAGGGCGTGTACCGCGTCGTCTTCGACACTGACCACTACTTCGACGCCACCGCGCAGGTGGGTTTCTACCCGGAGGTGACGGTCACCTTCCTGCTGGGTGACGCCGCGGCGCACTACCACGTCCCGCTCCTGCTGAGCCCGTTCGCGTACACCACCTACCGCGGCAGCTGA
- a CDS encoding ABC transporter permease — MTLTGVRDGYVVAKRNLIKIKRVPDLLVFTTIQPIMFVLLFAYVFGGAIAPEDGGAAYREFLIAGIFAQTVVFGATITGAGLADDIKKGIIDRFRSLPMSSSAVLVGRTLSDVVNNILVLIVMGLTGLVVGWRIRTSVPEALLGFALLLVFAFAISWIMAWIGMLVPTPEVVNNAAFIVIFPLTFVANTFVPIETLPPPLQTFAEWNPVSAVTQAARDLFGNPNPDPNAPEPTSWALQNPELYTILWTVLILAVFVPLATWQYKRSASR; from the coding sequence ATGACCTTGACCGGAGTGCGGGACGGCTACGTGGTGGCCAAGCGCAACCTCATCAAGATCAAGCGGGTGCCCGACCTGCTCGTCTTCACCACCATCCAGCCGATCATGTTCGTGCTGCTCTTCGCCTATGTCTTCGGTGGGGCGATCGCCCCGGAGGACGGCGGGGCGGCGTACCGGGAGTTCCTCATCGCCGGGATCTTCGCCCAGACCGTCGTGTTCGGGGCAACCATCACCGGGGCGGGCCTGGCCGACGACATCAAGAAGGGCATCATCGACCGGTTCCGGTCCCTGCCCATGAGCTCCTCGGCGGTACTGGTCGGCCGCACCCTGTCCGACGTGGTCAACAACATCCTCGTACTGATCGTCATGGGCCTGACGGGGCTGGTCGTGGGCTGGCGGATCCGCACGTCGGTGCCCGAGGCACTGCTCGGCTTCGCCCTGCTCCTGGTCTTCGCCTTCGCGATCTCGTGGATCATGGCGTGGATCGGCATGCTCGTGCCCACGCCCGAGGTGGTGAACAACGCCGCGTTCATCGTGATCTTCCCGTTGACGTTCGTCGCCAACACCTTCGTGCCGATCGAGACGCTGCCCCCGCCGCTGCAGACCTTCGCCGAGTGGAACCCGGTCTCCGCCGTGACGCAGGCCGCCCGCGACCTCTTCGGCAACCCGAACCCGGACCCGAACGCCCCCGAGCCGACGTCCTGGGCTCTGCAGAACCCCGAGCTGTACACGATCCTCTGGACGGTGCTCATCCTCGCAGTGTTCGTGCCGCTGGCGACGTGGCAGTACAAGCGGTCCGCCAGCCGGTGA
- a CDS encoding S8 family peptidase: MDGTYCILRETGEYPSAGPFARPRTPGPTVLGEAGVTLAAPAVDVARLSKSELGEVARDPAVRAFAPVMPTRLIFPVAEQAVDRSPGPSTWGVRAVGADVSPRTGAGVTVAVLDTGIDAAHPAFAGVDLVQRDFAGTGDGDHQGHGTHCAGTIFGRDVDGTRIGVAPGVSTALAGKVLRDDGAGDSTMLFHGLQWAVQEGAHVISLSVGFDFPGMVARHVADGWPADLATSAALEAYRANLRMFDALMELVRSQAAFGHGTVVVAAAGNESRRTVDPTYEIGVSLPAAADGVVSVGALEQSQAGLTVARFSNTFPQVAAPGVDVVSARAGGGLTSLSGTSMATPHVAGVAALWWEEVLASPLPPTAGTVTARLLAHARTDVIAAGVDVADRGVGLVRAPGA; the protein is encoded by the coding sequence ATGGACGGCACCTACTGCATCCTGCGTGAGACCGGTGAGTACCCGTCGGCGGGACCGTTCGCGCGGCCGCGGACGCCCGGGCCAACCGTCCTGGGTGAGGCCGGCGTGACGCTGGCCGCACCGGCGGTCGACGTGGCACGGCTCAGCAAGTCCGAGCTCGGCGAGGTGGCCCGGGACCCGGCTGTTCGGGCGTTCGCGCCGGTCATGCCGACCCGGCTGATCTTCCCCGTGGCCGAGCAGGCGGTCGACAGGTCACCCGGGCCGAGCACCTGGGGTGTGCGAGCCGTCGGCGCGGACGTCTCACCGCGCACCGGCGCCGGCGTGACCGTCGCCGTCCTGGACACGGGGATCGACGCCGCCCACCCCGCCTTCGCCGGAGTCGACCTCGTGCAACGCGACTTCGCCGGTACCGGCGACGGTGACCACCAGGGTCACGGCACCCACTGCGCGGGCACGATCTTCGGCCGAGACGTCGACGGCACCCGCATCGGGGTGGCTCCTGGGGTGAGCACGGCGCTGGCGGGCAAGGTCCTGCGCGACGACGGCGCCGGCGACTCCACCATGCTCTTTCACGGGCTGCAGTGGGCGGTTCAGGAGGGCGCACACGTCATCTCCCTGTCCGTCGGGTTCGACTTCCCGGGCATGGTCGCCCGGCACGTGGCCGACGGGTGGCCCGCCGACCTGGCCACCTCCGCAGCGTTGGAGGCCTACCGCGCCAACCTGCGCATGTTCGACGCGCTGATGGAGCTGGTACGCAGCCAGGCCGCCTTCGGTCACGGCACGGTCGTCGTCGCTGCCGCGGGCAACGAGAGCCGGCGCACCGTCGACCCGACCTACGAGATCGGCGTCTCGCTCCCGGCCGCGGCCGACGGGGTGGTGTCCGTGGGCGCGCTCGAGCAGTCGCAGGCAGGGCTGACGGTCGCGCGGTTCTCCAACACGTTCCCGCAGGTCGCCGCGCCGGGCGTGGACGTGGTCTCTGCCCGGGCCGGGGGCGGACTGACCTCGCTGAGCGGCACGAGCATGGCGACGCCGCACGTGGCCGGGGTCGCGGCGCTGTGGTGGGAGGAGGTGCTCGCGTCACCCTTGCCGCCGACCGCGGGTACCGTCACCGCCCGGCTGCTCGCGCATGCCCGGACGGACGTGATCGCGGCCGGGGTGGACGTGGCCGACCGTGGGGTGGGGCTGGTGCGAGCACCCGGTGCATGA
- a CDS encoding aldo/keto reductase, whose product MEYARLGRSGLTVSVVGLGCNNLGRANAPTETAEGTTAVVHAALDAGITLFDTADNYGTTPGMSEELLGRALGSRRGDVVVATKFGMDVRGANGPDYGARGSRRYIVTAVEASLRRLGTDWIDLYQFHTPDPLTPIEETLDALDDLVSSGKVRYIGHSNRAGWQIADAEHVAREMGTTRFISAQNHYNLLDRRAELEVLPAAEHYGLGVLPYFPLANGLLTGKYGHGAAPEGSRLSYSKQQLLAQTDFEQLARFSAYARARDLTEVDVAFSWLAAQPAVASVIAGATRPEQVAQNAHAARWQPTAQDLAELDEIFPPARKVALF is encoded by the coding sequence ATGGAGTATGCGCGTCTGGGCCGGTCCGGCCTCACGGTTTCTGTCGTCGGCCTCGGCTGCAACAATCTCGGCCGGGCCAACGCCCCCACCGAGACCGCAGAGGGCACGACTGCCGTCGTCCACGCCGCCCTCGACGCCGGGATCACCTTGTTCGACACCGCCGACAACTACGGCACCACACCGGGCATGAGCGAGGAGCTGCTGGGCCGGGCGCTGGGCAGCCGCCGCGGCGACGTCGTCGTGGCGACGAAGTTCGGCATGGACGTGCGCGGCGCCAACGGGCCCGACTACGGCGCGCGCGGCTCCCGCCGGTACATCGTCACCGCCGTGGAGGCGTCGCTGCGGCGCCTGGGCACCGACTGGATCGACCTGTACCAGTTCCACACCCCCGATCCGCTGACCCCGATCGAGGAGACCCTCGACGCGCTGGACGACCTCGTCAGCTCCGGCAAGGTCCGCTACATCGGCCACTCCAACCGCGCCGGCTGGCAGATCGCCGACGCGGAGCACGTGGCCCGCGAGATGGGCACAACACGGTTCATCTCGGCGCAGAACCACTACAATCTCCTCGACCGCCGCGCCGAGCTCGAGGTGCTCCCGGCCGCCGAGCACTACGGCCTGGGCGTCCTCCCGTACTTTCCGCTCGCCAACGGCCTGCTCACCGGGAAGTACGGGCACGGCGCCGCCCCCGAGGGCAGCCGGCTGTCCTACTCCAAGCAGCAGCTGCTGGCGCAGACGGACTTCGAGCAGCTGGCCCGGTTCTCCGCGTACGCGCGCGCCCGGGACCTCACCGAGGTCGACGTCGCCTTCTCCTGGCTGGCCGCGCAGCCCGCGGTCGCCTCGGTCATCGCCGGCGCCACCCGGCCCGAGCAGGTCGCCCAGAACGCGCACGCCGCCCGGTGGCAGCCGACGGCGCAGGACCTGGCCGAGCTCGACGAGATCTTCCCGCCCGCACGCAAGGTCGCCCTGTTCTAG
- a CDS encoding nucleoside deaminase, whose amino-acid sequence MIDEAELRHLSRCVELAEEALAAGDEPFGSVLVGADGVALAEDRNRVAGGDRTRHPELALAQWAAAHLTPAERAGATVYTSGEHCPMCAAAHAWVGLGRIVYAASSAQLGQWLAELGVPAPPVRTLPVNAVAPDVIVEGPVPKLAEQVRDLHVRLHTRDGDGG is encoded by the coding sequence GTGATCGACGAGGCGGAGCTGCGTCATCTGAGCCGTTGCGTCGAGCTGGCGGAGGAGGCGTTGGCTGCGGGCGACGAGCCGTTCGGCTCCGTGCTGGTGGGCGCCGACGGCGTCGCGCTCGCCGAGGACCGCAACCGCGTCGCCGGCGGGGACCGGACCCGCCACCCCGAGCTCGCACTCGCGCAGTGGGCAGCGGCCCACCTCACCCCCGCCGAGCGGGCCGGCGCGACGGTGTACACGTCGGGCGAGCACTGCCCGATGTGCGCCGCCGCGCACGCCTGGGTCGGCCTGGGCCGGATCGTCTACGCCGCCAGCTCGGCGCAGCTCGGGCAGTGGCTGGCCGAGCTCGGCGTGCCCGCCCCGCCCGTACGGACCCTGCCGGTCAACGCCGTCGCGCCGGACGTGATCGTGGAGGGCCCGGTGCCCAAGCTGGCCGAGCAGGTGCGCGACCTCCACGTCCGGCTGCACACGCGCGACGGCGACGGCGGCTAG
- a CDS encoding ATP-binding cassette domain-containing protein — translation MGFAIQASGLTKRYGEVLALEGMDLNVSTGTVLGLLGPNGAGKTTCIRILTTLLRPDSGTATVAGADVLRESRKVRERIGLSGQYAAVDEYLTGFENLDMIGQLYHLDRRKSRERARELLVQFRLDDAGDRPAKTYSGGMRRRLDLAGALVANPPVLFLDEPTTGLDPRSRLDMWEVIQNLVTGGSTVLLTTQYLDEADALADEIVVIDRGRLIAQGTTDELKAQVGGERLEVVVSNADQLGAAHELLAPLALAPATLDERARLLVLPVSGGTGPLVDALHRLDDARVSVDDIGIRRPTLDDVFLALTGHAAEEGAGADSGSQPGESRSGGQGRGDQPGGEHRGAGQPSDGRRGERTATAGASRGRHAGPDGEAQR, via the coding sequence ATGGGATTCGCGATCCAGGCGTCCGGGCTGACCAAGCGGTACGGCGAGGTCCTGGCGCTCGAGGGCATGGACCTGAACGTGTCCACGGGCACCGTGCTCGGGCTGCTCGGGCCGAACGGGGCGGGGAAGACCACCTGCATCCGGATCCTCACCACTCTGCTGCGCCCCGACTCGGGCACCGCCACGGTGGCCGGCGCCGACGTGCTGCGCGAGTCCCGCAAGGTGCGCGAGCGCATCGGGCTCTCCGGTCAGTACGCCGCGGTCGACGAGTACCTCACCGGCTTCGAGAACCTCGACATGATCGGCCAGCTCTACCATCTGGACCGCCGGAAGAGCCGGGAGCGGGCACGCGAGCTGCTGGTGCAGTTCCGCCTCGACGACGCCGGGGACCGCCCCGCCAAGACCTACTCCGGTGGCATGCGCCGTCGGCTCGACCTGGCGGGGGCGCTCGTGGCGAACCCGCCGGTGCTGTTCCTGGACGAACCCACCACTGGTCTGGACCCCCGCTCGCGCCTGGACATGTGGGAGGTCATCCAGAACCTGGTCACCGGGGGCAGCACGGTGCTGCTGACCACCCAGTACCTCGACGAGGCCGATGCCCTGGCCGACGAGATCGTCGTGATCGACCGCGGCCGCCTCATCGCCCAGGGCACGACCGACGAGCTGAAGGCCCAGGTCGGCGGGGAGCGGCTCGAGGTGGTCGTCTCCAACGCCGATCAGCTCGGCGCCGCCCACGAGCTGCTCGCGCCGCTCGCCCTCGCCCCGGCCACGCTGGACGAGCGCGCCAGGTTGCTCGTCCTGCCGGTCTCCGGCGGCACCGGCCCGCTCGTGGACGCCCTGCACCGGCTGGACGACGCACGCGTGTCGGTCGACGACATCGGCATCCGCCGCCCCACCCTCGACGACGTCTTCCTCGCCCTGACGGGGCACGCTGCCGAGGAGGGGGCCGGGGCCGACAGCGGGTCGCAGCCAGGCGAGAGCAGGTCCGGCGGGCAAGGACGCGGCGACCAGCCTGGGGGTGAGCACCGGGGCGCCGGGCAGCCGAGCGACGGACGGCGGGGCGAGCGGACCGCTACGGCCGGGGCCTCGCGCGGCCGGCACGCCGGACCGGACGGAGAGGCGCAGCGATGA
- a CDS encoding cyclic nucleotide-binding domain-containing protein, which produces MRVESHLVSLSWIPSESVSGWLRRGFDVGLAHYDVPPLDRLPSLDAVQQLRADDRFRFANVLTAWAEFDDDGTPTAWAYGEDSGVVMGSTTVRVASVGATFGGYSLPTLQQEPVVEPGIVHFTQTVGGRTGVPLPRPVPHAPFVMWQAPIVWTTLALTLRSDGSTDIAMPGASAFPRHWVYGPDGTLSLKSGLTDQEGWMAHSFGPRTPWGDQDSEAVVAEAESAVERQVSGGIMRAGHTPEIRRLPAGTVVTRQGEVGEAIYLVLDGVLTVEHDGKQLAQVGAGAVLGERAVLEGGRRTATLLALTPVRLAVARSDELDLEKLRAVAELHHREDTPSDAAAPVAE; this is translated from the coding sequence ATGCGCGTCGAGTCCCACCTGGTGTCCCTGTCCTGGATCCCTTCGGAGTCCGTCTCCGGCTGGCTGCGGCGCGGCTTCGACGTCGGGCTGGCCCACTACGACGTCCCGCCGCTCGACCGCCTGCCGAGCCTGGACGCGGTGCAGCAGCTCCGCGCCGACGACCGGTTCCGGTTCGCGAATGTCCTGACGGCATGGGCGGAGTTCGACGACGACGGCACGCCCACCGCCTGGGCGTACGGCGAGGACTCCGGCGTCGTCATGGGGTCGACGACCGTGCGGGTGGCCTCGGTCGGGGCCACGTTCGGCGGCTACTCCCTGCCCACCCTCCAGCAGGAGCCGGTGGTCGAGCCGGGCATCGTGCACTTCACCCAGACCGTCGGTGGACGCACGGGGGTCCCGCTGCCCCGCCCGGTCCCGCACGCCCCGTTCGTGATGTGGCAGGCCCCGATCGTGTGGACGACCCTGGCGCTCACCCTGCGTTCCGACGGCAGTACGGATATCGCCATGCCGGGCGCCAGCGCGTTCCCCCGGCACTGGGTGTACGGGCCCGACGGCACCTTGTCCCTCAAGAGCGGGCTCACCGACCAGGAAGGCTGGATGGCGCACTCCTTCGGCCCCCGCACGCCCTGGGGCGATCAGGACTCCGAGGCCGTGGTGGCCGAGGCGGAGAGCGCGGTCGAGCGGCAGGTCTCGGGCGGGATCATGCGCGCCGGGCACACCCCGGAGATTCGCCGGCTGCCCGCGGGCACGGTCGTCACCCGCCAGGGCGAGGTGGGCGAGGCGATCTACCTGGTGCTCGACGGCGTCCTCACCGTGGAGCACGATGGCAAGCAGCTCGCCCAGGTCGGCGCCGGCGCGGTCCTGGGGGAGCGGGCCGTGCTCGAAGGCGGCAGGCGCACCGCCACGCTGCTGGCGCTGACACCGGTGCGCCTGGCCGTGGCGCGCAGCGACGAGCTGGACCTGGAGAAGCTCCGCGCCGTGGCCGAGCTGCACCACCGGGAGGACACGCCGTCGGACGCGGCCGCGCCGGTGGCGGAGTAG
- a CDS encoding type II toxin-antitoxin system VapB family antitoxin translates to MRITVSLDGELLKQAAVLTGITETSRLLREALQALVERETPAPPEIDAEVDAVVDAPEGE, encoded by the coding sequence TTGCGCATCACCGTCTCGCTCGACGGCGAGCTGCTCAAGCAGGCGGCCGTCCTCACGGGGATCACCGAGACGTCCCGCCTGCTGCGGGAGGCGCTCCAGGCTCTGGTCGAGCGGGAGACGCCGGCGCCCCCCGAGATCGACGCCGAGGTCGACGCCGTCGTCGACGCCCCCGAGGGGGAGTGA
- a CDS encoding PPOX class F420-dependent oxidoreductase — protein sequence MPRPPLPADVATMLARPNHATIATARADGHPVSVPTWYLYEDGQVLVNMDAGRRRLAHLRADPRVSLSAMDPAAWTTHVSILGTVAEMQDDADLADIDRISRHYTGHPYPVRDKPRVSAWIRIERWHAWGALKNAR from the coding sequence GTGCCCAGACCACCCCTGCCCGCCGATGTCGCAACGATGCTCGCCCGGCCCAACCACGCCACCATCGCCACGGCCCGGGCCGACGGCCACCCCGTCTCCGTGCCCACCTGGTACCTCTACGAGGACGGTCAGGTCCTGGTCAACATGGATGCCGGACGACGGCGCCTCGCCCATCTGCGCGCCGACCCGCGCGTGAGCCTCAGCGCGATGGATCCCGCGGCGTGGACCACGCACGTGAGCATCCTCGGCACGGTGGCGGAGATGCAGGACGACGCCGACCTGGCCGACATCGACCGGATCTCCCGGCACTACACCGGTCACCCGTACCCCGTGCGCGACAAGCCACGGGTCAGCGCCTGGATCCGGATCGAGCGCTGGCACGCGTGGGGTGCGCTGAAGAACGCGCGCTGA
- the idi gene encoding isopentenyl-diphosphate Delta-isomerase — translation MTDLDRPGAPARPDELGHPEHVVLLDDEGRAVGSADKAAVHTASTPLHLAFSCHVFDDAGRVLVSRRALSKLTWPGVWTNAFCGHPAPGERPEDAVTRRGRFELGLEITGLEMVLPDFRYRAVDASGIVENEMCPVYAARLLDGPEPEPSEVAEVAWVAPADLLAAVTAAPWAFSPWLVLQLSDPRLAARFAR, via the coding sequence GTGACCGACCTGGACCGACCCGGCGCGCCCGCACGCCCCGACGAGCTGGGCCACCCGGAACACGTGGTGCTGCTCGACGACGAGGGCCGCGCCGTCGGCTCGGCCGACAAGGCGGCGGTCCACACCGCCAGTACCCCGTTGCACCTGGCGTTCTCCTGCCATGTCTTCGACGACGCCGGACGTGTCCTGGTCAGCCGCCGCGCGCTGTCCAAGCTCACCTGGCCGGGCGTGTGGACCAATGCCTTCTGCGGGCACCCGGCACCGGGTGAGCGGCCCGAGGACGCGGTGACTCGGCGCGGCCGGTTCGAGCTCGGCCTGGAGATCACGGGCCTGGAGATGGTGCTCCCGGACTTCCGCTACCGCGCCGTGGACGCCTCCGGCATCGTCGAGAACGAGATGTGCCCCGTCTACGCCGCCCGGCTCCTCGACGGTCCCGAGCCGGAGCCGAGCGAGGTGGCCGAGGTGGCCTGGGTGGCGCCGGCCGACCTGCTTGCGGCCGTCACGGCTGCCCCGTGGGCGTTCAGCCCCTGGCTCGTGCTCCAGCTCTCCGACCCGCGTCTGGCCGCCCGGTTCGCGCGCTGA